The DNA sequence CGAACAGCAGCGCCAGCAGCAGGCTCATCTTCAGGCTCTGCACCTTGGCGCGGGGCAGCgcgctgggtgcaggggctcggCCTGGACTCGCCGACCAGGGCGCTGCAGCCGCAGGGGCCTGCGGCCGGCGCCGCCACCAGACGGAGAGTAGGTGGCCGCAAGCTACGCCCAGGACCGTGACAGGCGCGGCGAAGCCCGCGACGGCCTCGTAGAACGCGTAGACCTGCAGGTGCCAGCGCGGCAGGGGCGCGAAGATCCCGCGGCAGCGACGCTGCCCGGGCCAGGCGCGGGCGGCCGGGGGCGCTCCGGGCTGCGAGGATggtggcggcggcggtggcggcagAGGCGAGGGGGAGTCCCCGCGCACCACGAAGGCCGGGGGCAGCGCCAGCAGCAGCGCCAGCAGCCAGCCCAGGGCGGCGAGGGCCCGCGCGGGCAGCGGCCGGCCCTGCGGACGACGTACTGCGCGCTGGCGCTCGAGGGCGATGAGCACCACGAGGTGGGCAGAGGCACCCCGCCCGGATGCCTGCAGCAGCTGCAGGAAGCGGCACGCAAGGTCGCCCGTGGCCGCGCGGGGCTCGCCCAGCAGTTCCCAGGCCAGCTGCGACAGCGCCGTGCCCCCACACGCGTACAGGTCCGCCAGGGCCAGCTGCACCAGTAGGAAGTCCATCTTGCGACGCTTGGGGCCCGCCCAGGGCCCGCCGCCGCCGCACAGGCGGCACAGCACTGTGGTGTTGCCTGCCACCGCCACCACCAGGATGATCCCCAGGAACACCAGGCGGacgcggcggctgggcggcccagAGGCGGGGGCTCCCTGCCCCAAGGTCAGGTTGAGACCCCAGCCGAGCAAGATGGGCACGGAGAGGTTGGGCGCCGGCGGCAGAATTGAGGGGCTAAAGAGATCCTCCATCCTTGCCCCGGAGGAAGAGGAGGCACCGAAGAGGGCGGGCAGGACGCGGGAAACCGAAGTGGAGGCGAGGCGGCGCGGCGAGCGACGCTAGGTCTACGAGTTCCCAAAGTTAGTTGAAAAGGCACCCGCACAGAGAGGGAGATGGATTCGGGCGGCTTTGCGCTTAGTTGTTTTTGTCGATTGTCCTCGTCATTTGTCACTCAAATGTGGGTTGTACACTCGAGGAACACACATGATTCCTATTCTCCACCTTCTCCGCGTCTTCCCTCCCATTCCCGGCGGATACTTTGCTAATCTCTGCAGCGCCCCCGACGCTACCCTCGCGGAAGCCGCGGACCCCTGGGCTCTGAGAACCTCATCCGTTCTCTACTTACGTGTAGAACACAGCAGGACAGAAGGTCGCTTTGCTTGATCATTGTATACCGCCAATGTTATCCCAGCACCCACATGAGAGAGGACCTCTTGACTGAGATTGTACCACACGCCCCCACCACTCCAATGTGATTGCcagtaggaaaaaaatagaaaagacattAGTTTTGATTTTAAAGGTTTGAAATGCCATGGATCTGCATGAGCATGAGAAAAACAGGAACACAAGAAACCTAACAGCGTTTTGAGCAAAGAGGAGACCTGTTAGCTGAATTTTGATCAAGATGTGTCTTCTCTGTCCAAGAATGAAAGTATTTTAATTAGAGAGTACTAAAGTCAATGATGCTGCTTTTAGGAATGGCAGTGGTTTGCAGATCGTTCTAAATACTTCTCATTACTAGGAGCAGTGGGTCACAGCTGCTTTCTTGGTGATGTAAAATTCATTTCATTAGTCTGAAGAGGGCATTAATAGGTTTTATGCAAATGATAGTGAATTTATTGCTTTTCCCCTAATATTTTCATCCAGTGAAGGATGCGTCATCACACTCCTCATTCTCTTGATTCTGTTTTCCAGCAGATGGGAAGTTGCTAGGAGAGGCTACGCCTCCAATAAGCCTAGAGAAAAGGTGACTAAGAAAGTGATAAGgcggccaattttttaaaaaaagaaatccaagtcACAGGAAATGGTTTAGATTAAATGTTGTTGCTTTCATTTTAGCCCTGCCTCCtcacaaacacattttaatttccCTGTTGCAAGCatcaatttgtctttttatgcaCCCTCCACATTAATCATGGTGAAAGTAGAATTTCCTGTACTTCCTGGCCTGGGGGCCAGGGAGGTATGAGCGTTTTCTGGGGTTCACATTCCTAGGCTGAGGAAACATTTGGAACTCTAAGATTCATGGCATAGGAAGATTTGGTGGGTTCCATGATAGTCCTGCCAGCTGCTGTAGGAATCCCATTTCCCGAGCTGTTGTCCTTTGGCCAGAAACCttattttcatcatcatcttTGTGGTGCCTTGCTCTGGTCTGACATGTTTTAGTTATCAGTGGGTATGTGTTGAGTTGATGAATTAGTGGATATATGATGCTTTTCAGATAACTTTGAGCATAAATTCCTGCCTTGACTATAAATTCATCACTTAAGAAAAAATTCCTTTTACACTATGCCAGTATCGTCCAGAAGAGCCCAAGGAAGCTCTGTGGAGACATAGGAATAAGTGTTCCTGGTGGGACATTTAAGAAAGAGCTACAGTGATAGCCTTGGAAAATCTGATTTGATTTTCATACTCTCCCTTTAGAAGTTTTTGCCCAAAGCCTTTTTCTATGCACACACATCATCCCAGTTTATAATGCACTTCTTCCAGGGAGACTTCTCTGAGCAATGCTCATCATGCAGTGATTTTCCTAGCCAATATCATTTCAGTGTCCAAAGATAGTCTATCATTTGTCTCAATTTTGTTGAAATGCTCCTGTATATTAGCATTTCAAAATGACTACAGTGAAATTACATTTCACAGAACTTAACTTTAGTAAGATCTGATAAAACATTGATTTTCaactagttatttttttttcttttttgagacagggtctcactcagggttgcccaggctggagtgaagtggcgtgatcatagctcacctgcagcctcgacttcctgcgctcaggtgattctctcacctcagcctcccaagttgctgggactacaggcacacaccaccacacctagctaagttttgtaatttttgtagaggctaggtttcgttatgttgcccaggctagttttaaactcctaggctcaagaatccgcccacctcagcctcccaaagtgttgggattgtaggcatgagccactgggcctggcctaaactaattcttattaaaattatacatgcaCAGAGTTTTGAAAGTCAAATAGAACTAGAAGGCTAATAAAGAGTTTCCTGTTCCACACATCTCCACTTCTTTATCTCCTCTTTCTAGTGGGAACCGATTTAGACtctatttgttctttcttctggCATTGACTTAATTCATAATAGTAAATAATATTTGTGTAATGCTATCTATTGATTTAACAAATTGATATATTATCTGTTAACTTCTTACTAGATAAAGACTTACTTCTTACACCTCTGTCACTACTGTTTCCATTTCCCATACCATTAGAACAATACTGTAATTTTGGGTTAGACTTATATTTggtgtttatattattatgaaataaaaatattcacagtTGAGTGTTGTATATtgtgaatataattttttgttatttttaaagttaataattgCCTTTTCTTACTTTTCATTGTTATCATAGCTAATTCTTCCTGTACCCTCAAATAGCCCCCCATACAATTTCTACAAGGTCAGTTTCATAACGTAATATAGCAGCTCcagtttttttccccagaaaccTCTTTACCAGagactttcatttttctcttatctgGGCTAATTTCTCCCAAGGTTTACTGCAGGAACTACCATCTGCGGACCTGCATTTGTTGTCATTATTGAAACTTTTTGCCTTTCTCTTGGGTTGCAGTTCCTGTTTCTTGGATCTCTGGTCTTTttccttgatttcttcctttttggtAGAACACATCATCTAATATTTCATAAGGTTTACAAGGTTGTACAAAGCCTGAGAACTAAGTGGTAAGAGACCTCATTGTACTCATTTTTTGAGTCATGCAGATTCTGCCTGGACATGTTGCCCTCTAGGCCAGTGGTCATCCTGGCATCTCACATCAGCATCGTCCTAGGGATTCCTTTATCTCATGctggttcttttattttctaattaaatggatttttttttctttcctggtttaTTTTCTTGCTTGGGAAGAAAGCATCTTTCAGTGACTTCTTGAGAGAGGGTAACTATTTGGGATCCTACAtgcctgaaaatgtctttattctatcCTATTGCCTAACTCATTATTTGGTTGGGTTTAGAATCctatttttgaaaatcttttccttctgaattttGAAGGCATTGCTCCATTCCCTTCTGGCTTCTAAGCGTTTTTGTGGAGAAGACTGAAGCCATCTGATTCATGTTTTGCTTAGATATGatcattgttttttcctttctttctttcttttttcttttttttttttttttgagacggagtctcgctctatcgcccaggctggagtgcagtggcccgatctcagctcactgcaagctccgcctcccgggttcacgccattctcctgcctcagcctcctgagtagctgggactacaggcgcctgccaccgcgcccggctaattttttgtgtttttagtagagacgggtttcaccgtggtctggatctcctgaccttgtgatccgcccgcctcggcctcccaaagtgctgagattataggcgtgagccaccgcgcccggcctgttttttcctttctagaagcttattattcttctcttttttccagccgattttacaaaaatgtgtttttctatgggtttatttttatctaatgtGCCAGGCATAATCAAAGATAATGAATTGTATTTAATTGTAATACTTATTTAGTGGCCTTTACCTAAATAGTCTCCCAGCCTGTCTTTCTTTTTGGGATGCTGACATTTGAAGAGTCCATGACACATGTTTAGCAGAATATCCTTAAAATTGTGTTTGTTTCCACATAATTAAATTTAGATTTGACTTTTCTGGCAGGAACATTACATAGGTAATACTGTTATTAGTGTATCATTTCAGGGGCACATAATGCCACTTTGTCTCAATATAGATGATATTAGGCTTGACGTATATGTTTTGAAAATTCAgtagttttaaattaaataagcagTACATATTAATTGCAGAAAAGTTAGACAATACAtattcacatacaaaaaaaacacaacatactgCTCAGAGAAAACTGTTGTTAATGCTCAGTGATATATACTTCAGACTATAATGACTAGATCTATATATTACAGAAGTAGATTACACTGCATACAACATTTTATATCCTGCTTTCATGTCACCTAAGATTGTATTTGGATCACTTCCCATGTCAGTGAAAATATGATATAATTATCTGTTTAATGTTGAATGGATTACTATTATTTAAATAGCCCCCTATTCTTAGACAAAGGTTTTCTCATTTTCactttataaataattctgtgaagaacatcTCTTCACCTACATCCTAGCACACACATTCAATTATTCCCTTATGATAAAATCCTGTCATTGGAATTGCTGAGGCCGAGCATGTG is a window from the Rhinopithecus roxellana isolate Shanxi Qingling chromosome 3, ASM756505v1, whole genome shotgun sequence genome containing:
- the GPR150 gene encoding probable G-protein coupled receptor 150, with the protein product MEDLFSPSILPPAPNLSVPILLGWGLNLTLGQGAPASGPPSRRVRLVFLGIILVVAVAGNTTVLCRLCGGGGPWAGPKRRKMDFLLVQLALADLYACGGTALSQLAWELLGEPRAATGDLACRFLQLLQASGRGASAHLVVLIALERQRAVRRPQGRPLPARALAALGWLLALLLALPPAFVVRGDSPSPLPPPPPPPSSQPGAPPAARAWPGQRRCRGIFAPLPRWHLQVYAFYEAVAGFAAPVTVLGVACGHLLSVWWRRRPQAPAAAAPWSASPGRAPAPSALPRAKVQSLKMSLLLALLFVGCELPYFAARLAAAWSSGPAGDWEGEGLSAALRVVGMANSALNPFVYLFFQAGDCQLRRRLRRRLGSLCCAPQGGAEDEEGPRGHQALYRQRWPHPHYHHARREPLDEGGLRPPPPRPRPLPCSCESAF